A part of Leishmania major strain Friedlin complete genome, chromosome 11 genomic DNA contains:
- a CDS encoding putative protein kinase, translating into MPTAFVGVSAVPPLERQKQRLANMDPSVYTVFEECRYKSLLAICHLARLIDAAIRGPDESTQVPASQPCDDTSHHDCALGSAANAEREEPVGRPIADATISRGSSEDLPLFIPLMDDNSDVSFCSMLHVEAESSSNTSGLGYLSENAAKERSKQSTDMQANSHAALTNRERDVSLFPHLNGHWECGIFAGKRVYIDTGGLYLGRGATALVYEGWMVVTDMMDGSEVCLAKVPVAIKEVTYNAKNRRLRNLYELAVNLRLNMVHPGIVHSYYAGTYMPRLAGFRGAEKAMVYAHIVLARSVTGSVADVLRRSGPFPEPEIKRCMAEILSALQCVHEDHNCVHNDVKPHNILIFDDSSAYYAEFKYQIIDLTDIAPATPIEDVLRDLATERKQQQNIFSERGTVMYMSPESCLGLGTLTSNDVWSLGITAFHMATGTLPWRPLERQYPSMILNGYRRKFTLRSLVDVHVNDAYGASGSCYPTGTDNPLHADSDGKPRARFHASSAPGSRATGGASCTSQVFRDQYKGFGPILDIPDEVSVSSEFRSFLEQCLTENPVKRPTCRQLRSHPFVKDVTVASQH; encoded by the coding sequence ATGCCGACTGCCTTTGTAGGAGTTTCTGCGGTGCCGCCCTTGGAGAGGCAGAAGCAGAGGCTGGCAAACATGGACCCCTCTGTGTACACGGTCTTTGAGGAGTGTCGGTACAAAAGTCTGCTTGCCATCTGCCATCTGGCCCGCCTCATAGATGCTGCCATCCGTGGGCCTGACGAATCGACACAAGTGCCCGCTTCGCAGCCGTGCGATGACACAAGCCACCACGATTGCGCCCTTGGGAGCGCAGCGAacgcagagagggaggagccTGTTGGACGGCCAATAGCGGATGCCACCATCAGCCGTGGTAGCAGTGAAGATCTACCCCTCTTCATACCTTTGATGGACGACAATTCGGACGTCTCATTCTGCTCCATGTTGCACGTAGAGGCGGAGAGTAGCTCCAACACAAGTGGTCTGGGGTACTTGTCCGAGAACGCCGCGAAGGAGCGAAGCAAGCAGAGCACAGACATGCAGGCCAACTCTCACGCTGCTCTCACAAACAGGGAGCGTGATGTTTCGCTTTTTCCCCACCTCAACGGCCACTGGGAATGCGGCATCTTTGCCGGGAAACGGGTGTACATCGATACTGGTGGCTTGTACCTCGGCCGCGGTGCGACCGCGTTGGTTTACGAGGGGTGGATGGTTGTCACGGACATGAtggacggcagcgaggtGTGCCTCGCCAAGGTTCCGGTCGCAATCAAGGAGGTCACTTACAATGCGAAAAATAGAAGGCTGCGCAACTTGTACGAGCTGGCGGTGAATCTGCGCTTGAATATGGTACATCCTGGAATAGTGCACAGCTACTACGCAGGCACGTACATGCCACGCCTAGCTGGCTTCCGCGGTGCAGAGAAGGCGATGGTGTACGCGCACATAGTGTTGGCGCGCAGTGTCACAGGGAGTGTTGCAGATGTGCTGAGGCGCAGTGGCCCATTTCCAGAGCCGGAAATCAAGCGGTGCATGGCGGAGATACTGTCGGCGCTCCAGTGCGTTCACGAGGACCACAACTGCGTTCACAACGACGTAAAACCACACAACATTCTCATCTTCGACGACTCTAGTGCCTACTACGCTGAGTTCAAGTATCAAATCATTGACTTGACCGATATTGCCCCGGCTACACCCATCGAAGACGTTCTGCGGGATCTTGCCACCGAAAGgaaacagcagcagaatATTTTCTCGGAGAGGGGTACAGTTATGTACATGTCCCCAGAGAGCTGCCTGGGGCTGGGGACACTGACAAGCAACGATGTATGGTCGCTCGGCATCACGGCGTTCCACATGGCAACGGGAACGCTGCCTTGGAGGCCACTGGAGCGACAGTATCCCAGTATGATCCTGAACGGGTACCGTCGAAAGTTCACATTGCGGAGTCTAGTCGACGTGCACGTCAACGACGCATATGGAGCTTCTGGTTCTTGTTACCCGACTGGGACGGACAACCCTCTGCATGCCGACAGCGACGGTAAGCCGCGTGCCAGATTtcacgccagcagcgctccTGGCTCGAGGGCCACCGGTGGTGCCAGTTGCACAAGCCAAGTGTTCCGCGACCAGTACAAGGGCTTTGGGCCAATCCTTGACATACCGGACGAGGTGAGTGTCTCAAGTGAATTCCGTAGCTTTTTGGAGCAGTGTCTCACGGAGAACCCAGTCAAGCGCCCAACATGCCGCCAACTGAGAAGCCATCCATTCGTGAAGGAcgtgacggtggcgtcgcAACACTGA
- the AAT15 gene encoding putative amino acid permease/transporter, with product MYTFTISGAYGIEEAVMGGGVLLTIVSIVVIPVIMGAPIVLVVAELAAAVPSNAGFLMWIKLSFHRCVYLSMAIMSLIYIAVDNALYPTMFSEYLCTSIHCSDTGEKFLRLGMLLFTYSLNMLGVEAVGVASVVLTVLTVSPFVLMYLLQQLRTGFYVNWPAVAYIPASVDWTRFISTASWCLSGLEQAGTVVEEVEDPQRTIIGSLIPLIGLAVITYVPPIIAGASVSREPLDMSKWKTGYWAEVSYQVGGNALKLFTVVGGVLSAFGLTLSALCTTTCIISGMALTEAFPGKVGVWLSRRNKRFGTYHWTLTFNTVLTGLFSTVLGFGSLVLVDQCLYGIRVVVILISFYRFRQLYPYLPRPFRIPFDGWRLHLMMGVALASSVALTIVSLLQEKLTVILCAAVVGASFLVSFLYCRFVHRHDFAGRIVTFVTIPSSRHSNGGGDTDAAATRRALSEAPASTGE from the coding sequence ATGTATACATTTACCATCAGCGGAGCCTACGGAATCGAAGAAGCGGTGATGGGCGGCGGTGTGCTCTTAACTATCGTCTCGATTGTTGTCATTCCTGTGATAATGGGGGCTCCAATAGTGCTGGTTGTGGCAGAGCTGGCAGCCGCGGTGCCGTCCAACGCCGGCTTCCTCATGTGGATCAAACTGTCGTTTCACCGGTGTGTGTATCTCTCCATGGCAATCATGTCGCTCATCTACATCGCCGTTGACAATGCTCTCTATCCGACAATGTTCTCCGAGTATTTGTGCACATCCATCCACTGCAGTGATACGGGGGAGAAGTTTCTGCGACTGGGAATGCTGCTCTTCACGTACTCCCTGAACATGCTGGGTGTGGAAGCGGTTGGCGTGGCGAGTGTGGTGCTGACCGTGCTGACGGTGTCCCCGTTTGTGCTCATGTATCTTCTGCAACAGCTGCGCACGGGCTTTTACGTGAACTGGCCAGCTGTAGCCTACATCCCGGCATCCGTCGATTGGACTAGGTTTATCTCCACCGCCTCGTGGTGCCTCTCTGGACTTGAGCAGGCTGGGACAGTCGTGGAAGAGGTCGAGGACCCGCAGCGTACCATAATCGGATCTCTCATCCCGCTTATTGGGCTTGCGGTCATCACCTACGTACCCCCCATCATCGCAGGCGCCAGCGTATCGAGAGAGCCATTGGATATGTCGAAGTGGAAGACTGGCTACTGGGCGGAGGTATCGTACCAGGTGGGCGGTAACGCTCTCAAGCTTTTTACCGTGGTGGGCGGCGTTCTCTCGGCGTTTGGGCTGACACTCTCGGCACTGTGCACTACTACATGCATCATTTCGGGGATGGCGCTCACAGAGGCCTTTCCAGGAAAGGTCGGGGTGTGGTTGTCGCGGCGCAACAAGCGATTCGGCACGTACCACTGGACACTGACCTTCAACACAGTCCTCACTGGACTCTTCTCGACGGTGCTAGGCTTCGGTTCTTTGGTGCTGGTGGATCAGTGCCTTTATGGCATTCGGGTTGTTGTAATCTTGATCTCGTTTTACCGCTTTCGCCAACTGTACCCGTATCTGCCGCGACCCTTCCGAATTCCATTCGACGGTTGGCGACTGCACCTCATGATGGGCGTGGCCTTGGCGTCGTCTGTTGCCCTCACCATTGTTTCTCTCTTGCAGGAAAAATTAACGGTTATtttgtgcgccgccgtcgtcggcgcctcATTTCTTGTGTCGTTTTTGTATTGCCGTTTTGTGCACCGGCACGACTTCGCTGGCCGTATTGTCACCTTTGTCACGATCCCATCCAGCCGCCACAGTaatggtggcggcgacacggatgcggctgcgacgcGCCGTGCATTGTCTGAGGCTCCTGCGTCCACGGGAGAATAG
- a CDS encoding tetratricopeptide repeat (TPR) protein codes for MPPKGLSKSSAKAQRAKAKKERQLLEARMRECYEKCAEARGYLEPTGRSAEPNFTKAKTALDAAIEACDASSLAFFLLGQWSRMQGMYKEAIECYSHALDLEPTNVQALEWRANCFQTLHDYLHAIEDNTSIISLDPENDHAYNMRGLCVLQSSVPGLRLRSVHFESCVRDFSAAVRLNEANYYAMANLGKAYEVQGHLEKAIECYGKALESSEDYAYARFRRGCTALRMAERSILSREESEGSSDSDAPEASADSAKAVHGSSTQHMTEAASSTNRRVPGSATTLKEVKAEVRQRIEEEEEAQKAAKLLKLAEGDFTVLLDRSPEAKILTADATVVLNIGICALLRKNINRAEKHLKLAQEIVAKRPGLIEEGEAPPLENMDTFNSVLAIRLNELQKLKDMARSAA; via the coding sequence ATGCCTCCGAAAGGTTTGTCCAAGTCCTCGGCAAAGGCTCAGAGGGCAAAGGCCAAGAAGGAAAggcagctgctcgaggcGCGTATGAGGGAATGCTACGAAAAATGTGCTGAGGCCCGAGGATATCTAGAACCGACAGGTCGTAGCGCGGAGCCGAACTTCACCAAGGCCAAGACGGCACTGGATGCTGCCATTGAGGCATGCGACGCAAGCTCGCTTGCGTTCTTCCTGCTCGGGCAGTGGAGCCGAATGCAGGGAATGTACAAGGAAGCGATCGAGTGCTACTCTCACGCGCTGGACTTGGAGCCAACAAACGTGCAGGCTCTTGAATGGCGCGCAAACTGCTTCCAAACCTTGCACGATTACCTGCACGCCATCGAAGACAATACTAGCATTATCTCGCTAGATCCAGAAAACGATCATGCGTACAACATGCGCGGTCTTTGTGTTCTGCAGAGCAGCGTACCGGGGTTGCGCTTGCGCTCCGTTCATTTTGAGTCCTGCGTGCGTGACTTTAGCGCCGCGGTCCGCCTCAACGAGGCAAACTACTACGCCATGGCAAACTTGGGCAAGGCGTACGAGGTGCAAGGCCATTTGGAGAAGGCGATCGAGTGCTACGGAAAGGCGCTCGAAAGTAGTGAAGACTATGCCTACGCGAGGTTTCGCCGTGGGTGCACAGCGTTGCGCATGGCAGAGAGGTCAATTCTGAGTCGAGAGGAGAGCGAAGGGAGTTCTGACAGCGACGCGCCGGAGGCATCTGCCGACTCGGCGAAGGCAGTGCATGGCAGCTCAACCCAACACATGACAGAAGCGGCCTCATCGACTAATCGTCGAGTCCCTGGCAGCGCGACAACTCTCAAGGAGGTGAAGGCCGAGGTGCGCCAGCGAattgaggaggaggaggaagcgcaGAAGGCAGCGAAGCTGTTGAAGCTGGCTGAAGGCGATTTTACTGTGCTGCTAGACCGCAGCCCGGAGGCAAAGATACTCACGGCGGATGCGACCGTGGTGCTGAACATCGGCATTTGCGCACTTTTGCGCAAGAACATCAACAGGGCGGAGAAGCATCTGAAGCTCGCACAGGAGATCGTGGCAAAGAGACCGGGCCTCAtcgaggagggggaagcgccgccgctcgaaAACATGGACACCTTCAACAGCGTACTGGCTATTCGGTTAAATGAGCTGCAGAAGTTGAAAGACATGGCGAGATCCGCGGCATGA
- the PUF10 gene encoding putative pumillio protein 10 translates to MGKKAEFARSRFKEVRQKREERMQRSRTERDRRHGIDKLERKIGKVVVQRPLPNEAQQALLLAQFAQACRLVAPSTDMCILMRHYAKVAEAAEQKSKSTTMVTTSAPSAKSTTRKRKRDEAEEEEEEAPAAGATFLDTVADALLQTQNAPAVIEEAAASAKDGENALDDDDDDDDTVTVLQDILQDDNGRRVVATLLASLNAVHSSKCEAVAKAVLEQFEENEHLPQHHVACRVMSALAQFGSDPTRQGVLNLLRQRSTTIEGVERLLSDRHTAGTIEQLLKSYSRETAAWLCEALSLSTPVTSPSAAEAGGKKKKAAKQRDAAAEETASGERITTEKLMELVNGPVSGQVLLQLLHTDARRELLKRLPIVELLRSKRGTTFLTQLLMSTASVASSKGDEGREAEAVALFSDVLERLGNDLGEMAIDKRANFVVQALIQLLPAMGPQSAKQLERLERGLGGAAGISALVAHGNGVHVVLSLIDAALTLSSESAVEGLAEQLVTRQNVTDLLYHKHGSLVVRRLMPLISRKASKVGRLLQGMVEQDFSNLVYTEAGNLVVTAYLTALGKSGASLLAQKLAGGEELLSMCRSPYASHVVFTLFELVDPITHTLLCNALKAHVLPLSIHVNGRFIVEKMIAASRDVRESVSRQFLSLAQERGTQHVLCALLARMDARGKQACVEKTIMPNLTALATHQCGSIVLQKLMQAEPTVLSAVRQRLSANSLVRSDLAQNFFGKFVVQIAQQPEQEQPQ, encoded by the coding sequence ATGGGCAAGAAGGCGGAGTTCGCCCGATCCCGCTTCAAGGAGGTGCGGCAGAAGCGCGAAGAGCGCATGCAGCGCTCGCGAACGGAGCGGGACCGGCGCCATGGCATCGACAAGTTGGAGCGCAAGATTGGCAAAGTTGTTGTCCAACGACCCCTCCCAAACGAAGCGCAGCAAGCGCTTCTGCTTGCTCAGTTTGCGCAAGCGTGCCGACTGGTCGCTCCCAGCACGGACATGTGCATCCTCATGCGTCACTACGCCAAGGTagcggaggcagcggagcAGAAGAGCAAGTCAACGACGATGGTGACGACAAGTGCACCATCGGCCAAGTCAACCACCCGCAAGCGCAAGCgtgacgaggcggaggaggaggaagaggaggcaccCGCTGCAGGCGCCACCTTTCTCGACACCGTTGcagatgcgctgctgcagacccAGAACGCACCAGCAGTCATCGAAGAAGCCGCGGCCAGCGCGAAGGACGGGGAGAACGCTctggacgacgacgacgacgacgacgacacagTGACGGTGTTGCAGGACATCCTGCAGGATGACAACGGCCGCCGTGTGGTCGCCACCCTTCTGGCCTCCTTGAACGCggtgcacagcagcaagTGCGAGGCGGTAGCCAAGGCCGTGCTGGAGCAATTCGAAGAGAACGAGCATCTCCCTCAGCACCATGTGGCGTGTCGCGTCATGAGCGCCCTCGCGCAGTTCGGCTCAGATCCGACGCGGCAGGGTGTTCTGaacctgctgcgccagcgcagcacaaCCATCGAAGGTGTGGAGCGCTTGCTCTCTGACCGCCACACTGCCGGGACTATCGAGCAGCTCCTAAAGAGCTACAGCCGGGAAACCGCTGCCTGGCTCTGCGaggcgctctccctctccacccccgTCACCTCGCCCTCTGCTGCAGAAGCTGGGggcaagaaaaagaaggctGCCAAGCagcgcgacgcagccgctgaAGAGACGGCGTCTGGCGAGCGCATCACCACCGAGAAGCTCATGGAGCTCGTTAACGGTCCGGTGTCAGGTCAGGTGCTtcttcagctgctccacaCCGACGCCCGTcgcgagctgctgaagcgcctGCCTATCGTTGAACTCCTCCGGAGCAAGCGCGGCACCACGTTCCTCACGCAGCTGTTGATGTCTACAGCCTCCGTCGCCTCAAGTAagggcgacgagggcagagaggcagaggcggtggctCTCTTTAGCGACGTACTGGAGCGTCTCGGGAATGACCTGGGCGAGATGGCGATCGACAAGCGTGCGAACTTCGTTGTTCAGGCGCTGATCCAACTTCTGCCGGCCATGGGGCCTCAGAGCGcgaagcagctggagcgcctAGAGCGCGGGCTgggaggcgctgccggtATCTCTGCTTTGGTGGCGCACGGCAACGGCGTGCACGTCGTCCTGTCCCTCATCGACGCTGCCCTGACGCTCTCTTCGGAGTCTGCGGTGGAGGggctggcggagcagctggtCACCCGGCAGAATGTCACGGATCTTCTGTACCACAAGCACGGCAGCCTCGTCGTGCGTCGCCTCATGCCTCTCATCTCCCGCAAGGCCTCCAAGGTGGGCCGCCTTCTGCAGGGCATGGTGGAGCAGGACTTTTCGAACCTAGTGTACACGGAGGCCGGCAACTTGGTCGTCACGGCCTATCTCACTGCGCTCGGCAAGTCGGGCGCGtcgttgctggcgcagaAGCTGGCTGGTGGAGAGGAACTGCTCTCTATGTGCCGCAGCCCGTACGCATCACACGTGGTGTTCACTTTGTTTGAGCTGGTGGACCCCATAACGCACACCCTTCTGTGCAACGCACTAAAGGCGCACGTGCTGCCCCTGTCGATACACGTGAACGGCCGCTTTATTGTGGAGAAGATGATCGCCGCCAGCCGCGATGTGCGCGAGAGCGTGTCGCGGCAGTTTCTCTCCTTAGCCCAGGAGCGAGGCACGCAGCACGTGCTCTGCGCATTGCTTGCCAGAATGGATGCCCGCGGCAAGCAGGCGTGCGTGGAGAAGACGATCATGCCCAACCTCACCGCCCTCGCCACGCACCAGTGCGGTTCGATTGTGCTGCAGAAGTTGATGCAAGCGGAGCCGACGGTGCtgtcggcggtgcggcagcgtctcTCCGCAAACTcgctggtgcgcagcgacTTGGCGCAGAACTTCTTTGGCAAATTTGTGGTGCAGATTGCGCAGCAACCGGAACAGGAACAACCCCAGTAG